The genomic segment ACCCGTTTGTCCAAAAATAATCGTATGCAACCCATTAGGGGGATATAAAATAGCCGCTTTTGCTTGCTGCACCATTTCTTTTAAAGAGGCTTCATAACCAATCAGACGAGAAAAAGCTATTTGATCCATTTTTTCTTTTTGATGTACTTCGTTTAGTGGAAATGCTTGATACAAAACTGGACGACCTGGTATCTTATTAATTTGGTTTTCTTTATACAATTCATTTAAGTAACGACTGATATTTGCCCGATCTAAAGATAATGCCAGTGCAATATCTTTGGCTGTGACAGCTTTATTTAATTCATTTAAGTAATCTAGCACTACTTTTTTACGATTGTTTGTCACTTTGCCTCCCCCTTACTTTGATTAATGTTTTCTTTTAAAATTTTTGGTTCATATCTATAAACGTAAAGCTACGGGTATCATAGCGATGACGACTTCGTGAATGCTCAAAAGGACGTCCATCTTTTAAATAAACAATTTGTTCAACTTCTAATACGGGGTCATGGACACCGCAATTTAAATATTCTTGATCATACTTAGAAGATTTATCAGCCCTAATTTTACGATAAGCTCCACTAAATTTTATATTTAATTCATCATGAATATATTTATAAATAGAACCTTTAATGATATCTTCTGTTAATCCTATTGCCAAATCGGTTGGCATGTAAGTATGCTCTAAAACATACGCTTTATCATCAAGTATTCTTAATCTAATTAGGTTATAGACCGGCATATTTTTTTCAATCATCAAATGCTCCATAATCTCTTCGTTTGGAAATTCAACTGTAAATTTAATGATCTTACTTTCTAACTTATGGCCTTGCATTTGTTTAGTTAGTCCATCGTATTCATTAACTGCAGCATTTTCTTCATTTAATGGAGAGTTTTTCATAACAAAAGTACCAGAACCACGCTGCCGGTAAATCAATCCTTCCATTGCCAAGATATCTAACGCTTTTTTTATAGTCATTCTGCTAACACTAAATTCTTCTGATAATGTCACTTGATCGGGAATAAGAGATTCCACTTTATAAATTCCATTTGTAATGCGATTCCTTATTTCATTTGCTATCGCTTCATACTTTACCATTTTGGCACCTCCTTGTTATTACACTCACGATCATCATAGCCTAATTAAAAAAATAAGACTAGCCTTTTAATATAAAAAAACTCATTTTCAATTATATTTTCTAACAAAAAGGAACTTACCCCGAAGAGGCAAGTTCCTTTTTTAATCACTATTTCTTTTAAGCGTAAACTTAATCAGCCATAGAAACAGCATTTAGATTTACTTTATCTACTAATTTAAGGAATGGGAACCAAATCAATCCGATAATGGCCATATCAATTACTTGAAGTAATCCACCCATTAATGAGTTGGTAGCCATGAATCCATTAATAATAACAGGTATTGTCCAAGGAACTGTAACCCCTGTTGGGATCGGGAATATTCCTGCAGCCATAACCGCATAATTGAATGCTGTTGTTACTAAAGGAGCAATTAACCAAGGAATAAAGATTGAAGCATTTAATACTAAAGGCATACCGAAAATCAATGGTTCATTTACGTTAAAGATTGCAGGTCCTAAAGCTAAGCGACCAATATCTTTATTTTGTCTGCTTTTCATAACAAATGCAAGGAGTAATACAACAACTAAAGTGCTTCCTGATCCACCCATACCAACAGTGTAAATTTCCATAAATGGTTTAGTTACGATATGTGGTAAAGCATCGCCGGCTTTGAAAGCATCAAGGTTTTCTAAAGCTAAAGTGTTCCAGATTGGGTCCATTACTGAGTTAACAATAATTTGTCCATGTAATCCAAAGAACCATAAGAATTGAACGAAGAACACGGCAATCAGTGTAGCAGGTAATCCACTACCAA from the Carnobacterium inhibens subsp. inhibens DSM 13024 genome contains:
- a CDS encoding GntR family transcriptional regulator, with protein sequence MVKYEAIANEIRNRITNGIYKVESLIPDQVTLSEEFSVSRMTIKKALDILAMEGLIYRQRGSGTFVMKNSPLNEENAAVNEYDGLTKQMQGHKLESKIIKFTVEFPNEEIMEHLMIEKNMPVYNLIRLRILDDKAYVLEHTYMPTDLAIGLTEDIIKGSIYKYIHDELNIKFSGAYRKIRADKSSKYDQEYLNCGVHDPVLEVEQIVYLKDGRPFEHSRSRHRYDTRSFTFIDMNQKF